From a region of the Nitrospirota bacterium genome:
- the kdpC gene encoding potassium-transporting ATPase subunit KdpC — protein sequence MTRTHLRPALVILGLLTVLTGLVYPLMVTGMAQVFFPRQANGSLIVRDGKPVGSVLIGQPFDAPQYFWSRPSATSPFPYNAAASAGSNLGPTNAALVKAVQARIDALKAADPGNPKPIPVDLVTASASGLDPHISPAAADYQVRRVAKARGMDEAVLRQLVASHTHGRQWGLLGEPRVNVLELNLRLDSTP from the coding sequence ATGACGCGTACGCACCTGCGACCGGCGCTCGTCATTCTGGGGCTTCTGACGGTCCTCACGGGGCTCGTCTATCCGCTCATGGTGACCGGGATGGCCCAGGTATTCTTTCCCCGGCAGGCGAACGGCAGCCTGATCGTCCGCGACGGAAAGCCGGTCGGATCCGTGCTGATTGGGCAGCCGTTTGACGCGCCACAATACTTCTGGAGCCGTCCCTCGGCGACGTCCCCCTTTCCGTATAACGCGGCGGCCTCCGCCGGCTCGAACCTGGGACCCACCAATGCAGCCCTGGTCAAAGCCGTCCAAGCTCGAATCGACGCGCTCAAGGCGGCTGATCCGGGGAATCCCAAGCCGATCCCCGTGGATTTGGTCACCGCGTCCGCCAGCGGACTCGATCCGCACATCAGCCCGGCGGCGGCCGACTATCAGGTGCGCCGCGTGGCCAAGGCACGCGGGATGGACGAGGCGGTGTTGCGGCAGCTCGTCGCCAGCCACACCCACGGTCGGCAATGGGGTCTGCTGGGAGAGCCGCGGGTCAACGTCTTGGAGTTAAATCTGAGGCTGGATTCCACGCCATAA
- the kdpA gene encoding potassium-transporting ATPase subunit KdpA: MTGHGVLQIGLYLIALLALVKPLGWYMARVYEGAPVGMDILLGPVEQGIYRLAGVRPSDEMGWRAYAEAMLLFNAAGLVALYALQRFQGFLPLNPQGFGAVPPDLAFNTAASFVTNTNWQAYGGETTMSYLTQMLGLTVQNFVSAATGMAVLVALIRGLARRTIETLGNFWVDLVRSTLYILLPLSIILSLALVAQGTIQTFDSYKTVALVQPLTYDKPITDANGRPVLDDKGLPKIRPVTVAEQILAVGPAASQIAIKQLGTNGGGFFNVNSAHPFENATPLSNFLEMLAMLLIPAALCYTFGRMVGDTRQGWAILFAMTIILVLFLGMGFWAEQRGNPIFANLGLDQAAGSRQPGGNMEGKETRFGIVNSAIWASVTTAASNGSVNSMHDSYTPLGGFVPLFLMQFGEVVFGGVGSGLYGMIVFAIIAVFVAGLMVGRTPEYLGKKIEPYEMKMAALLILIMPIVVLGFTAVAVMTQAGTTSIFNPGPHGFSEVLYAYASQGNNNGSAFAGLNVNTPYYNTTGGIAMLISRFWLAIPTLALAGSLARKKAVPVGPGTLPTHTPLFIVLLIGVVVLVGALTFIPALALGPIVEHLLMVHSS, encoded by the coding sequence ATGACGGGCCATGGCGTGCTGCAAATCGGGCTGTATCTCATTGCGTTGTTGGCCCTGGTGAAGCCCCTGGGCTGGTATATGGCGAGAGTCTATGAAGGGGCGCCGGTGGGAATGGATATCCTGCTCGGTCCGGTCGAGCAGGGGATCTATCGGCTCGCTGGCGTTCGACCCAGCGACGAAATGGGGTGGAGGGCCTATGCCGAGGCCATGCTGCTGTTCAACGCGGCGGGTCTTGTCGCCCTCTATGCTTTGCAGCGGTTCCAGGGCTTTCTCCCGTTGAATCCCCAGGGCTTCGGCGCCGTGCCGCCGGACCTGGCCTTCAACACCGCCGCCAGTTTCGTCACGAACACGAACTGGCAGGCCTATGGCGGAGAAACCACGATGAGCTACCTGACCCAGATGCTCGGACTGACGGTGCAAAACTTCGTATCGGCTGCCACGGGGATGGCCGTCCTCGTCGCGCTGATTCGTGGCCTGGCACGTCGGACGATCGAAACGCTGGGGAACTTCTGGGTCGATCTCGTCCGCAGCACTCTCTATATCTTGCTGCCGCTCTCGATCATTCTATCGCTGGCGCTCGTTGCGCAAGGGACGATCCAGACGTTCGACTCGTACAAAACGGTCGCGCTGGTCCAGCCGCTGACCTACGACAAGCCGATCACAGACGCCAACGGCCGGCCGGTGCTCGACGACAAAGGCCTGCCGAAGATCCGGCCAGTCACGGTGGCCGAACAAATCCTCGCCGTCGGTCCGGCCGCATCTCAAATTGCGATCAAACAGCTGGGCACGAATGGGGGCGGGTTTTTCAACGTCAACTCGGCGCATCCATTTGAGAACGCGACCCCTCTGTCGAACTTTCTGGAGATGCTGGCTATGCTGCTCATCCCGGCGGCGCTCTGCTATACCTTCGGCCGGATGGTGGGGGATACGCGCCAGGGATGGGCGATCCTTTTCGCGATGACGATCATCCTTGTCCTTTTTCTCGGGATGGGTTTCTGGGCCGAGCAAAGGGGCAATCCGATATTCGCAAACCTGGGGCTCGATCAGGCCGCGGGCAGCCGGCAGCCGGGCGGCAATATGGAGGGCAAAGAAACCCGGTTCGGTATCGTGAATTCGGCGATCTGGGCGTCGGTAACGACGGCCGCCTCGAACGGCTCGGTCAATTCCATGCACGATTCCTACACGCCGCTCGGCGGGTTCGTGCCTCTCTTCCTCATGCAGTTCGGCGAAGTCGTGTTCGGCGGGGTCGGCTCCGGCCTCTATGGCATGATCGTCTTCGCGATCATCGCCGTCTTCGTCGCGGGACTGATGGTCGGCCGCACGCCCGAATACCTGGGCAAGAAGATCGAGCCTTACGAGATGAAGATGGCCGCGCTGCTCATTCTGATCATGCCGATCGTGGTATTGGGATTCACCGCGGTCGCGGTCATGACCCAGGCCGGCACGACCTCGATCTTCAATCCAGGGCCGCACGGATTCAGCGAAGTGCTGTACGCCTATGCGTCCCAGGGCAACAATAATGGAAGCGCCTTCGCCGGGCTCAACGTGAATACGCCGTATTACAACACGACCGGTGGAATCGCGATGCTGATCTCCCGCTTCTGGCTGGCGATTCCCACGTTGGCGCTGGCCGGGTCCCTCGCCCGCAAGAAGGCGGTGCCGGTCGGTCCCGGCACCCTCCCGACCCATACCCCGCTGTTCATCGTCCTGCTGATCGGGGTCGTGGTGCTCGTGGGCGCGCTCACCTTCATCCCGGCGCTGGCCCTCGGTCCGATTGTCGAGCATCTGTTGATGGTTCACTCCTCATGA
- a CDS encoding serine--tRNA ligase: MHDMRLLRENLDGLKAQLGLRAGDVPWDDLRKLMQERGRLMTQVEDLRHQLKKGSDEVGRLKREKQPADEAMVRMKAVGDRIKEGEESLRLVDERVQDMALRIPNLPHQSVPVGPDATANVEVRRWGSAPALSFAPKPHWELGEALGILDFERAAKIAGARFAVLTGLGARLERALINYMLDLHTTEHGYREVLPPFMVNRAAMTGTGQLPKFEEDLFRLRDDDYLLIPTAEVPLTNLHREEVVTEAQLPIKYTAHTPCFRREAGSYGKDTRGLIRQHQFNKVELVAFAKPEDSYEELERLTAAAEAVLRGLGLHYRVMALCTGDMGFSAAKTYDLEVWLPSQKTFREISSCSNFEAFQARRAGIRFKRANGKNDFLHTLNGSGLAVGRTLVAILENGQQADGSVMIPDVLRPYMGGTERISKS; encoded by the coding sequence ATGCACGATATGCGGCTCCTTCGTGAAAACTTGGATGGGCTGAAGGCCCAGCTCGGCCTGCGTGCCGGAGATGTGCCTTGGGACGACCTGCGCAAGCTGATGCAGGAGCGCGGCCGTCTGATGACGCAGGTGGAAGATCTTCGGCACCAGCTCAAGAAGGGTTCCGATGAAGTCGGGCGGCTCAAGCGCGAGAAGCAGCCGGCAGACGAGGCTATGGTCCGGATGAAGGCTGTGGGCGATCGTATTAAAGAAGGCGAAGAGAGTCTCCGCCTGGTGGATGAGCGGGTCCAGGACATGGCGCTCCGCATTCCCAATCTCCCCCACCAGTCCGTCCCGGTCGGGCCGGATGCAACGGCGAATGTGGAGGTGCGGCGCTGGGGCTCGGCCCCAGCGCTCTCCTTCGCGCCAAAACCCCATTGGGAACTTGGTGAAGCACTGGGCATTCTGGATTTTGAACGGGCCGCCAAGATCGCCGGCGCGCGATTCGCGGTACTCACCGGCCTTGGGGCAAGACTGGAGCGGGCGTTGATCAACTACATGCTGGACCTGCATACGACGGAGCATGGGTATCGTGAGGTACTCCCCCCCTTCATGGTGAATCGAGCGGCTATGACCGGCACAGGCCAGCTTCCGAAGTTTGAAGAAGATTTATTCAGGCTGCGCGACGACGACTATCTGTTGATCCCGACAGCCGAGGTGCCGCTCACGAACCTGCATCGCGAGGAAGTCGTCACGGAGGCGCAGCTCCCCATCAAATACACCGCCCATACGCCCTGCTTCCGTCGTGAAGCCGGCTCCTATGGGAAGGATACCCGAGGGCTGATCCGACAGCATCAGTTCAATAAAGTGGAACTGGTGGCGTTTGCGAAACCGGAGGACTCTTACGAGGAATTGGAGCGACTCACGGCTGCCGCCGAAGCGGTGCTCCGGGGCCTGGGCTTGCACTACCGGGTCATGGCTCTCTGCACCGGCGACATGGGCTTCAGCGCAGCCAAGACCTACGACCTAGAAGTCTGGCTCCCCTCCCAGAAGACGTTCCGGGAAATTTCCTCTTGCAGCAATTTTGAAGCTTTTCAGGCCAGACGTGCCGGTATCCGCTTCAAACGAGCCAACGGCAAGAACGATTTCCTCCACACCTTGAATGGCTCGGGTCTGGCCGTGGGCCGGACTCTGGTCGCAATTCTTGAGAACGGCCAGCAGGCAGACGGGTCCGTCATGATCCCAGATGTCTTGCGGCCATACATGGGCGGCACGGAGCGGATTTCGAAAAGCTAA
- a CDS encoding sensor histidine kinase KdpD — MNDQRPDPDALLRRVQAEEAEQARGKLKIFFGATAGVGKTYAMLEAAHEQQADGVDVVIGWVETHGRVETDALARGLELLPPRTVEHGGTVLREFDLDAAIARRPTLILMDELAHTNAPGSRHPKRWQDVQELLGAGINVYTTINVQHLESLNDVVAQITGVVMRETVPDSVLERADDVELVDLPPDDLLQRLKDGKIYLPQQAEQALRNFFRKGNLIALREMALRRTADRVDEQMQVYRRDHAVVRTWPAAECIMVCVNMKPRGARLVRAARRMAAGLHAKWLAVYVQMPRHLQAKEADRDQIVQTLRLAEQLGAETVTLSGENVSQEILSYARARNVTKVIVGKPVRARWKEWVFGSVVSDLVRNSGEVDIYVITGEAGEGRPLAAPVFQRTSNWWSYGRGVLAVVLCTALAWLMFPYFGVTNLIMVYLMGVVIVATRYGRGPSVLASILSVATFDFFFIPPYFSFAVSDTQYLLTFGVMLVVALLLSGLTGRIKRQAELARQRERRTSVLYAMSRDLATRRRVEDLATVAARHIGEVFESQIAIFLSAPDGRLAWQRGAQLSFEFDPKETGLAQWVYEHGQPAGLGSDTLPGAGALYLPLVGAHGPVGVLAVRPSRPGRLFDPEQLHLLETFAGQIALAIERVRLAEEAQRAQVLAETERMRNAILSSVSHDLRTPLATVTGAASSLVEGRDRLDAAARHDLAKAIYGEAARLDRLVKNLLDMTRLEAGAVQPKKEWHPIEEIVGAALTRLEGSLQGHPVKTQFPPDLPLVRLDGVLIEQVLVNLLENALKYASPDGPIELSASRSDDAVTVEVADRGPGLQPGDEQRIFDKFYRGSQARKGGVGLGLTICRGIVEAHGGRIWAENRPGGGAVFRFTLPLDATQPTVEPERTEPHPAA, encoded by the coding sequence ATGAACGATCAACGACCTGACCCTGATGCCTTGCTGAGACGCGTGCAAGCCGAAGAGGCCGAGCAGGCACGCGGCAAGCTCAAAATCTTCTTCGGCGCCACGGCCGGCGTGGGCAAGACCTACGCAATGCTGGAGGCGGCGCACGAACAGCAGGCGGACGGGGTGGACGTGGTCATCGGCTGGGTCGAGACCCACGGACGGGTCGAGACCGATGCTTTGGCGAGGGGACTGGAACTTCTTCCTCCCAGGACCGTTGAACACGGTGGAACGGTCCTGCGAGAGTTCGACCTGGATGCCGCGATCGCCCGCCGTCCGACCTTGATCCTGATGGATGAGTTGGCCCATACCAACGCGCCTGGCTCGCGCCATCCGAAGCGGTGGCAGGACGTCCAAGAGTTGCTCGGTGCGGGGATCAACGTCTATACGACGATCAATGTCCAGCACCTCGAAAGCCTCAACGATGTCGTCGCCCAGATCACCGGCGTGGTCATGCGGGAAACGGTGCCGGACTCGGTCCTGGAACGGGCCGACGACGTCGAATTGGTCGACCTGCCGCCCGATGACCTGCTCCAGCGGCTCAAAGATGGAAAAATCTACCTGCCTCAGCAGGCGGAGCAGGCACTCCGCAATTTCTTCCGCAAGGGCAACCTGATCGCGTTGCGTGAGATGGCCCTGCGTCGCACGGCCGACCGCGTGGACGAGCAGATGCAGGTATATCGGCGCGATCATGCCGTGGTCCGGACCTGGCCGGCGGCCGAGTGCATCATGGTTTGCGTCAACATGAAGCCACGGGGAGCCCGGCTGGTACGTGCCGCCCGCCGCATGGCGGCGGGGCTGCACGCCAAGTGGCTGGCCGTGTACGTGCAGATGCCCCGGCATCTGCAGGCGAAAGAAGCCGATCGGGATCAGATCGTCCAGACCCTCCGTCTTGCCGAGCAACTGGGCGCTGAGACGGTCACGTTGAGTGGAGAGAACGTCAGCCAGGAAATCCTGAGCTACGCGCGCGCCCGCAACGTGACAAAGGTCATCGTGGGCAAACCGGTCCGCGCCCGCTGGAAGGAGTGGGTGTTCGGATCGGTGGTGTCGGACCTCGTCCGCAACAGCGGCGAGGTTGATATCTACGTGATCACGGGGGAGGCGGGCGAAGGCCGACCCCTAGCCGCCCCGGTGTTCCAGCGGACCAGCAACTGGTGGTCCTATGGGCGGGGGGTGCTGGCGGTCGTCTTGTGTACGGCGCTGGCCTGGCTCATGTTTCCGTACTTCGGCGTGACCAATCTGATCATGGTCTATCTGATGGGGGTGGTCATCGTGGCCACCCGGTATGGTCGCGGTCCCTCCGTGCTGGCATCCATTCTGAGCGTCGCCACCTTCGACTTTTTCTTCATCCCCCCGTACTTTTCTTTCGCCGTATCGGATACGCAATATCTCCTGACCTTCGGCGTCATGTTAGTCGTGGCCCTGTTGCTCAGCGGGTTGACCGGGCGCATCAAACGGCAGGCGGAATTGGCCCGTCAACGGGAACGGCGCACGTCCGTCTTGTATGCCATGAGCCGCGACCTTGCGACACGCCGTCGCGTGGAGGATCTGGCCACGGTGGCCGCCCGGCATATCGGCGAGGTGTTCGAGAGCCAGATCGCCATCTTTCTCTCCGCGCCCGATGGCCGCCTGGCCTGGCAACGCGGCGCCCAGCTCTCTTTCGAGTTCGATCCCAAGGAAACCGGCCTGGCCCAGTGGGTCTACGAACATGGTCAACCGGCCGGACTGGGGAGCGATACCCTTCCCGGGGCCGGCGCGCTGTACCTGCCGTTGGTGGGTGCGCACGGACCGGTAGGAGTCCTGGCCGTGCGCCCCTCGCGTCCGGGGCGTCTCTTTGATCCGGAGCAGCTGCACCTCCTTGAAACGTTTGCCGGCCAGATCGCCCTGGCGATTGAACGCGTCCGTTTGGCCGAAGAAGCCCAGCGGGCGCAAGTCCTGGCGGAAACCGAACGAATGCGCAATGCGATTCTCAGCTCGGTCTCGCACGATCTGCGCACGCCGCTCGCCACCGTGACGGGCGCCGCGAGCAGCCTGGTGGAGGGCCGCGACCGGCTCGATGCCGCCGCGCGGCATGACCTCGCCAAGGCGATTTATGGAGAGGCGGCCCGCTTGGATCGCCTGGTCAAAAACCTGCTGGACATGACGAGACTGGAAGCCGGCGCCGTCCAACCGAAGAAAGAATGGCATCCGATCGAGGAAATCGTCGGGGCCGCGCTGACGCGGCTCGAGGGGAGCCTGCAGGGCCATCCGGTCAAAACACAGTTTCCCCCGGACCTGCCGCTGGTGCGCCTTGACGGGGTGCTGATCGAGCAGGTGCTCGTGAACCTCCTGGAGAACGCGCTGAAATATGCGTCGCCGGACGGCCCCATCGAACTCTCGGCTTCCAGGAGCGATGATGCCGTCACGGTGGAAGTGGCCGACCGAGGGCCGGGATTGCAGCCCGGCGACGAACAACGGATTTTCGACAAATTCTATCGTGGGAGTCAGGCACGGAAGGGTGGCGTGGGATTGGGGTTGACCATCTGTCGCGGCATCGTCGAAGCGCATGGCGGTCGGATTTGGGCCGAGAATCGGCCCGGCGGCGGCGCCGTCTTCCGCTTCACGTTGCCGCTGGACGCAACCCAACCCACGGTTGAACCAGAACGGACGGAACCGCACCCGGCCGCGTAA
- the kdpF gene encoding K(+)-transporting ATPase subunit F, with protein MSALYIGAGLVAVGLLVYLLVALLKPEWF; from the coding sequence ATGAGCGCGCTCTATATCGGCGCAGGCCTGGTGGCGGTGGGATTGCTGGTCTATCTCCTGGTCGCGCTGTTGAAGCCGGAGTGGTTCTGA
- the kdpB gene encoding K(+)-transporting ATPase subunit B, whose protein sequence is MTSHEKAISLFSPPLIRQATLESFRKLDPRHQARNPVMCVVAVGAVLTTILFVQALAGAGEASAWFILAISLWLWFTVLFGNFAEAMAEGRGKAQAESLRKARRELTAKRLDRREPGVESVAGSSAMGKAGEGYTVVSASMLKKGDTVLVEAGDYIPVDGEVLEGIASVDESAITGESAPVIRETGDRSAVTGGTRVLSDWLIVRVTATAGETFLDRMIAMVEGAQRQKTPNELALNILLAALTIIFLLATVTLLPFSLYSVQAMGQGVPVTVTVLVALLVCLIPTTIGALLSAIGIAGMDRMIQANVIAMSGKAVEAAGDVDVLLLDKTGTITLGNRQAAEFIPAEGVTESALSDAAQLSSLADETPEGRSIVVLAKERYGLRARDIHELGAVFVPFTAQTRMSGVTLNGREIRKGSADAIEAYVTHRGGRFSGKVRTTVETICKQGGTPLVVAEGAHVLGAIHLKDIVKGGIKERFAELRRMGIKTIMITGDNPLTAAAVAAEAGVDDYLAQATPEAKLQLIRELQTGGRLVAMTGDGTNDAPALAQADVAVAMNTGTQAAKEAGNLVDLDSNPTKLIEIVEIGKQLLMTRGALTTFSIANDVAKYFAIIPAAFAGTYPALGTLNVMRLATPESAILSAVIFNALIIIALIPLALRGVQYRAMGAEPLLRRHLWIYGVGGILVPFVGIKIIDVLLEVLRLI, encoded by the coding sequence ATGACCAGTCATGAGAAGGCGATCTCCCTGTTCAGTCCCCCTCTCATCCGGCAGGCGACCCTGGAGTCGTTTCGAAAACTGGACCCGCGGCACCAAGCCCGCAACCCCGTGATGTGCGTGGTGGCTGTCGGGGCCGTTCTGACCACGATCCTCTTCGTGCAGGCGCTTGCGGGAGCCGGCGAAGCCTCCGCCTGGTTCATCCTCGCCATCTCCCTCTGGCTGTGGTTTACCGTGCTGTTCGGAAATTTTGCCGAGGCGATGGCGGAAGGCCGTGGCAAAGCTCAGGCCGAGTCCCTGCGAAAGGCCCGGCGTGAGCTCACCGCCAAGAGGCTCGACCGGCGGGAGCCCGGCGTCGAGTCTGTGGCAGGATCGAGTGCGATGGGCAAGGCAGGCGAAGGCTATACCGTGGTCTCCGCGAGTATGCTGAAAAAGGGAGACACGGTCCTGGTGGAGGCGGGCGACTATATCCCGGTGGATGGCGAAGTGCTCGAGGGTATCGCGTCGGTGGACGAAAGCGCCATCACCGGGGAAAGCGCCCCGGTCATCCGCGAGACCGGCGATCGCAGCGCCGTGACCGGCGGAACGCGCGTCCTCTCCGACTGGCTGATCGTCCGCGTCACGGCCACGGCCGGCGAAACGTTCCTGGACCGCATGATCGCCATGGTGGAAGGGGCCCAACGGCAGAAGACGCCCAACGAGCTGGCGCTGAATATTCTGCTCGCCGCCCTGACGATCATCTTTTTGCTCGCGACCGTCACGTTGCTACCGTTCTCGCTCTACAGCGTGCAAGCCATGGGACAGGGCGTGCCGGTCACGGTGACGGTGTTGGTGGCGCTCCTGGTTTGCCTGATCCCGACGACCATCGGCGCCCTGCTCTCGGCGATCGGCATTGCGGGCATGGATCGCATGATCCAGGCCAATGTGATCGCCATGTCGGGCAAGGCGGTGGAGGCGGCCGGCGATGTGGACGTGCTGCTGCTGGATAAGACCGGCACGATTACCCTCGGCAACCGCCAGGCGGCCGAATTCATTCCCGCGGAGGGCGTGACGGAATCCGCGCTGTCCGACGCGGCGCAACTCTCCTCCTTGGCAGACGAGACGCCCGAGGGACGGAGTATCGTGGTGCTGGCGAAGGAGCGGTACGGCTTGCGCGCGCGCGACATCCATGAGCTGGGCGCCGTCTTCGTGCCCTTCACCGCGCAGACGCGGATGAGCGGCGTCACCCTCAACGGCCGCGAGATTCGCAAAGGCTCGGCCGACGCCATTGAAGCCTATGTCACCCATCGGGGCGGGCGCTTCTCCGGGAAGGTCCGGACGACCGTCGAGACGATTTGCAAGCAAGGGGGCACCCCGTTGGTGGTCGCCGAAGGGGCGCACGTGTTGGGGGCCATCCATCTCAAAGACATCGTGAAGGGCGGGATCAAGGAACGCTTCGCCGAACTGCGCCGCATGGGGATCAAGACGATCATGATCACCGGGGATAATCCGCTGACGGCGGCGGCCGTGGCGGCGGAGGCGGGGGTGGATGACTACCTGGCGCAGGCAACGCCCGAGGCCAAGCTCCAGCTCATTCGCGAGTTGCAGACGGGCGGGCGGTTGGTCGCGATGACCGGCGACGGGACCAACGACGCGCCGGCCCTGGCCCAGGCCGATGTGGCGGTCGCCATGAACACCGGGACCCAGGCCGCCAAGGAGGCCGGCAACCTGGTCGATCTGGATTCCAACCCCACCAAGCTGATTGAAATCGTCGAAATCGGCAAGCAACTGCTGATGACCCGTGGCGCACTCACCACGTTCAGCATCGCCAACGACGTCGCAAAATATTTTGCGATCATCCCCGCCGCTTTCGCCGGCACCTACCCGGCGCTGGGAACCCTGAATGTTATGCGACTGGCGACGCCGGAGAGCGCCATCTTGTCCGCGGTGATTTTCAACGCGCTCATCATTATCGCCTTGATCCCGCTGGCGCTGCGCGGGGTGCAGTATCGTGCCATGGGGGCGGAGCCGTTGCTCCGGCGGCACCTGTGGATCTACGGGGTCGGGGGAATCCTTGTCCCGTTCGTCGGCATCAAGATCATCGATGTCCTGTTGGAAGTCTTGAGACTGATCTGA
- a CDS encoding OmpH family outer membrane protein, with amino-acid sequence MCRGDRPLSFGSESAPRKRSHAVMMKRTAGIAMLALMAVFACVLMVMGPSPALAADAFKMGVLDPQEVLEKSKSGKRSLDALKEYARTRQKVLSTDEEELKAFESKMKDQVSKLSDQEKKAMEEQFRAKIQHYQKQAQEFNQDLQGKQKEMVDDYMKRIAVATKAVAERGGFSVIVDKGSEQTLRIVIYNKDTIDLTDQVIKEFDKLNPVK; translated from the coding sequence ATGTGCAGGGGCGATCGACCCCTGTCGTTTGGCTCAGAATCGGCACCAAGGAAAAGGAGTCATGCGGTTATGATGAAGCGAACAGCGGGAATAGCAATGCTGGCATTGATGGCCGTCTTTGCCTGCGTCCTCATGGTCATGGGCCCGTCGCCCGCATTGGCTGCCGATGCGTTCAAAATGGGCGTGCTCGATCCGCAAGAAGTGCTGGAAAAATCCAAGTCCGGCAAGCGGTCGCTGGATGCGCTCAAAGAGTACGCCCGCACGAGACAGAAAGTCCTGTCGACCGACGAGGAAGAGCTCAAGGCGTTCGAGAGCAAAATGAAAGATCAGGTATCGAAGCTGTCCGATCAGGAAAAGAAGGCCATGGAGGAACAGTTTCGCGCCAAGATTCAGCACTATCAGAAGCAAGCGCAGGAGTTCAACCAGGACCTCCAAGGCAAGCAAAAGGAAATGGTGGACGACTATATGAAACGGATTGCCGTCGCCACCAAGGCCGTGGCGGAGCGCGGCGGGTTCAGTGTGATTGTCGACAAGGGCAGCGAACAGACCTTGCGGATCGTCATCTACAACAAGGACACGATCGACTTGACCGACCAAGTGATCAAGGAATTCGATAAACTCAATCCGGTGAAGTAA
- a CDS encoding sulfurtransferase has product MKHNPGFLELVERAKQRIKECTVAEVKAKLDRGEPMHFLDVREDHEFAKDHAKGARHLGRGILERDIEGLIQDKQAPIILYCGGGYRSALAAESLQHMGYRRVVSMAGGIKAWRDAGFPLERGGGPGAA; this is encoded by the coding sequence GTGAAACATAATCCGGGGTTTCTGGAGCTCGTAGAGCGGGCCAAGCAGCGGATCAAGGAATGTACCGTCGCCGAGGTCAAAGCCAAACTGGATCGAGGAGAGCCGATGCACTTCCTGGACGTTCGGGAGGATCACGAATTCGCCAAGGACCACGCGAAGGGGGCCAGACACCTGGGACGGGGCATTCTTGAGCGGGACATCGAAGGGCTTATCCAAGACAAGCAGGCGCCGATCATCCTCTATTGCGGGGGCGGGTACCGGTCGGCACTGGCGGCGGAAAGCTTGCAGCATATGGGCTATCGTCGCGTGGTCTCGATGGCGGGGGGGATCAAGGCTTGGCGTGACGCAGGTTTTCCTCTTGAGCGGGGGGGAGGGCCGGGCGCCGCCTGA
- a CDS encoding PA0069 family radical SAM protein — protein MRTVSNPPNPFESRHRHLLEPAPHAQLQVFDDSTREILSSNDSPDLPFRWSLNPYRGCSHACAYCYARPTHEYWGFGAGTDFDSKIVVKREAPALLRRTLLKPSWQGELIVFSGNTDCYQPLEAAYGLTRACLEVCAEFRNPVGLITKAALITRDLDVLTRLHDQAWVQVYFSIPFADNETARKVEPQAPSTVKRFEAMRRLSEAGIPTTISIAPVIPGLNEDDIPELLARAREAGAVSATFVVLRLSGSVEPVFLERMTAAFPDRIKKITNRMKEVRGGKLSEGQFFKRHTGEGTYWNMIERLFEVGYRKAGFQDDAVRPVPHSFRRPGPAQLALFEGEEELSET, from the coding sequence GTGCGAACCGTCTCCAACCCCCCGAACCCGTTTGAGTCGCGGCATCGCCATCTCCTCGAACCTGCACCTCATGCACAACTTCAGGTATTCGATGATTCAACGAGAGAAATATTGAGTTCCAATGACAGTCCCGATCTGCCATTCCGTTGGAGCCTGAACCCCTACCGAGGTTGTTCCCATGCCTGCGCCTACTGTTATGCCAGGCCGACTCATGAATATTGGGGCTTCGGGGCCGGAACGGATTTCGACTCCAAGATCGTCGTCAAGCGCGAGGCCCCTGCGTTGCTCCGGCGGACTCTCCTGAAACCATCATGGCAGGGCGAACTGATCGTGTTTTCCGGCAACACGGACTGTTACCAGCCGCTGGAAGCCGCTTATGGGCTGACCAGGGCTTGCCTGGAGGTCTGCGCAGAATTTCGCAATCCGGTGGGTCTCATTACCAAGGCGGCGTTGATTACCCGCGACCTTGACGTGCTGACGCGATTGCACGACCAGGCCTGGGTCCAGGTCTATTTCAGTATTCCCTTCGCCGACAATGAGACGGCGCGGAAGGTGGAACCGCAGGCGCCGTCGACCGTAAAACGGTTCGAGGCCATGCGGCGTCTCTCGGAAGCGGGCATCCCCACGACGATCTCCATCGCCCCGGTGATCCCGGGGCTCAATGAAGACGATATTCCGGAACTGCTCGCCAGGGCCCGCGAGGCGGGGGCCGTCAGTGCGACCTTCGTCGTGCTTCGCCTGTCCGGCAGCGTCGAGCCGGTGTTCCTGGAGCGGATGACCGCGGCTTTTCCTGACCGCATCAAGAAGATTACCAACCGGATGAAAGAAGTCCGGGGTGGGAAGCTCTCAGAGGGACAGTTCTTCAAGCGGCATACGGGCGAAGGCACCTATTGGAACATGATCGAACGCCTGTTCGAGGTCGGCTACAGGAAGGCGGGGTTTCAGGACGATGCGGTGAGACCCGTGCCGCACAGTTTCCGCAGGCCTGGACCGGCACAACTAGCCCTGTTCGAAGGCGAGGAGGAGCTTAGTGAAACATAA